In Virgibacillus sp. NKC19-16, a single genomic region encodes these proteins:
- a CDS encoding DUF2628 domain-containing protein yields the protein MYCSNCGKEVDPNARFCTHCSHPLHTTQINQAAATESDDTPDDVIFEEDIRLFVGHNSDYYDRKWQKAEEKNGVSFNFAAFFLSMLWLGYRKMYKFVLYIALLFLAFDLVLYLIGYEYNVSGIDPIDRGIGIGVATMLGLYGNHLYKKEAEKRVQSIQNTTTTTGEKELQLKIKGGKVWYGPILAFLIIIGVYVIPSLFIPMNVNAVDEVRNSSFYEYPDVEISVMFDSVFDDGEWDHVEDSDTYDIVEYTGIDSQNDDVAIQFQIFADSEDFEVSSVAIDGMELDVFDMNLFLENVFSEYDGFYY from the coding sequence ATGTACTGCTCCAATTGTGGAAAAGAAGTTGATCCAAATGCTCGCTTTTGCACGCATTGCAGCCATCCATTACATACAACACAAATTAATCAAGCAGCAGCCACGGAGTCGGACGACACCCCAGACGACGTAATTTTCGAGGAAGACATACGGCTATTCGTCGGCCATAATAGTGACTATTACGATAGAAAATGGCAGAAAGCCGAAGAAAAAAATGGGGTCTCCTTTAATTTTGCGGCATTCTTTTTATCAATGCTTTGGCTTGGTTATAGAAAAATGTATAAGTTCGTTCTTTATATTGCACTCCTATTTTTAGCCTTTGATCTAGTATTATATTTAATAGGATATGAATACAACGTATCGGGTATTGACCCGATTGATCGAGGAATCGGCATAGGTGTAGCTACAATGCTTGGACTTTATGGCAATCATTTATACAAAAAAGAAGCAGAAAAACGCGTTCAATCGATCCAAAATACAACAACCACGACAGGTGAAAAAGAGCTGCAATTAAAGATAAAGGGCGGTAAGGTCTGGTATGGCCCAATTCTTGCATTCCTAATCATAATAGGTGTTTATGTCATCCCAAGCCTGTTCATACCAATGAATGTCAATGCGGTTGATGAAGTCAGAAACAGCTCATTTTATGAATACCCTGATGTTGAAATCAGTGTCATGTTCGATTCCGTTTTCGATGATGGCGAGTGGGATCACGTAGAAGACAGCGACACCTATGACATCGTGGAATACACCGGCATCGACTCCCAAAATGATGATGTTGCCATTCAATTTCAAATCTTTGCAGATAGCGAAGATTTCGAAGTGTCTTCGGTCGCCATCGACGGCATGGAATTAGATGTGTTCGATATGAATCTATTCCTGGAAAATGTATTCAGCGAATATGATGGTTTTTATTATTAG
- a CDS encoding lamin tail domain-containing protein gives MRKRKNRAFLSTLMIALILFTTIFQGPALVYANEQAPSQPEQEPAEDAESPEEKPALEVQHEQPQELSPAEDFLVHVTSPHAETVTLFYKSTPNAEPVTVEMERENEETYAATIPSSALWSADIEYWFVAENEQEEVETDAYTVTLGTNTESEADAAPKLLMTEVNLSEDAHPFIEVYNNTNQPIQLEDYILNIQGEDFTLPDATINKEETIVISDSTASDFNNHYDSSLAEEQMDMVEALPAAANDSSITLTEKEAQEAEVTAIYNQSETAASQILYYAGEREMSHGAFAADARPGTLIAGQAPAEVVHVEGEDVPSEEETEVTDEETASNEEDAPADEGPSNEEEASEEEISSTEQEGTEEESSENETNQENNENNTNEQEQPAIEHSPTTQIDGETNLTLEAVVPNAANVTLNYQSGSNMEVQELAFTQQEETDNYAIEIPSTAFWSPDFNYQIIAEDESGETFTYPENDYIEAEVSYTNQPDTQSLPPLLITEITPNTANLNGADGYEFIEIYNNSDQPINMEDYKIIYRYPTSTADQIWNLTDDKVIEPQESFIVWIHNDGNQDKTVADFNAQYGLNLTEDKVTIVESGGMANGSERTLILADAFNNEIVQASYNDGADDVFVDQGIQYQYPREGTSMHKVGLSETITPLSIIPGQVPSEPVAVDTDAAVPVIGEPSLSTTESDITVEVDVTSGQDLLGMNMYVRQSSELDFQTLPMEATDDPSVYAITIPREAIWSDRVQYYFQAANQAGETTTDIAEMDVPQSDLNYESIPPLLVTEVVPDTTNSGGADGYEFIEVYNNTTEAIDFSDYTMRYRYPNSGPAGDLLWGPPSDQEIVIPSGETVVFWVINGGNTDKTGADFNANFGSDLTEGTDLIKIHNNGMANGSERTLVMATKSGYELSYASYNDEAGVDDTVADKGIFYKYPIDGSNISTKISAGETDATPGSVLPEQVPAEKVSLPADPVDPVIEDTTNKTDITSEEPVTITANITDNNQVKAVSLYYRTIEGENFKNVNLERSEDDTYQHVIYEPELIGQNELEYYFVASDGRNEATTESKVLPIEHPNMEEGLRLNVADDDLLSGEHIIKATDDEYTEETELYMDDAQVTDTFMAMETKAYFAFDVSETNIYFKNGVTMGDETLEIFDDTYTNFTTLTVPISAERLEPGDNTITIRAGNKVGPFDETSNENRDDFTIKNIRLVLSDGTIIYDPEYSDPNTEHPIGDSPGKDPIYDFTFTLEDEAFASTAYLFDTTTVEDGAHEIQAVSGNEEIAATVLTDNTNPVIEPSIADGAEYKGEFVIDARAHDATSEVTELTAQLDGEYISMPYETSSAMLDPGAHEVVFTATDAAGNTSTETIEFTVVDEHPLLPDFLDSNSDHTSADLSVRVNDPTNDAMDVAFYESYQYTAEDKENITLSHNAVGTEPPEEYLPENETRLTDDERDQLMQVDGNEFSTESATEFPYHRFDVTVDEAVEPDDEVEIVWNGSSLEGRKVTMYAWNYETSNWEALVTTIAGDEAFELVGSVTGPAYIQDQKISVIVQDQIAGQGENFSMVWMTDTQYYSESYPHIYGQQVEWIEETREALNIEYVFHTGDLVNVYDDFDQWEVADNAMKVLDDAEIPYGVLAGNHDVHNKDHNYENYSEYFGEERFEGRSYYGGSYEDNRGHYDLISVNGNDFIMVYMGWGVDDEGIAWMNEVLAEHPNRKAVLNVHEYLLATGNRSPIGDELFEKVVVPNENVFMVLSGHYHNSQTLIDDIDDDGDGSSDRTVYQLLADYQGGPEGGQGFMRLFHFNMLTDQIEVQTYSPYLDQYNYYDPAEFPGKDEFQMDFDTAPQVKKVATDHVEVNVYTDEVIDVVENVPSGETASVTWNELPPNSEYFWHVVATDQYGGERRSDIWSFLTEEGEVVEPPEVPEVPGDDGDGTPSAPGEDEVVDPGAPGNNGGDDSPLNPSLPGDEEFPGDALDPEMPGNDGEQPGMNHVNNVSVNGNDQGDQGEGESPLFENASSGNGDRSENESGSPLPDTATNLFNYLLIGALLIMTGAAVWIVGYLRRKRALQ, from the coding sequence ATGAGAAAGAGAAAAAATAGGGCTTTTTTGTCGACGTTGATGATTGCGCTTATCTTATTTACTACTATTTTTCAGGGCCCTGCGCTGGTCTACGCGAATGAACAAGCACCATCGCAACCAGAACAAGAGCCAGCAGAAGATGCGGAGTCACCGGAGGAAAAGCCAGCGTTGGAAGTGCAGCATGAACAACCGCAAGAATTGTCGCCTGCTGAAGACTTCCTAGTTCATGTTACTAGTCCGCATGCAGAAACAGTGACACTTTTTTACAAGTCTACACCGAATGCGGAGCCAGTAACTGTAGAAATGGAAAGAGAAAACGAGGAAACGTATGCAGCTACGATTCCAAGTTCAGCTTTATGGTCAGCGGACATCGAATACTGGTTCGTAGCGGAAAATGAGCAGGAAGAAGTAGAAACAGATGCTTATACCGTGACGCTTGGTACGAACACGGAGTCAGAAGCAGATGCGGCGCCAAAACTATTAATGACTGAAGTAAATCTAAGCGAGGATGCACATCCGTTTATCGAAGTCTATAACAATACAAATCAACCGATCCAATTGGAAGATTACATTTTAAACATTCAAGGGGAAGACTTTACACTTCCGGATGCGACGATTAATAAGGAAGAAACGATCGTAATAAGCGATTCAACTGCTAGTGATTTTAACAATCATTACGATAGCAGTCTTGCCGAAGAACAGATGGATATGGTCGAAGCACTTCCTGCAGCGGCTAATGATTCAAGCATCACGCTAACGGAAAAAGAAGCGCAGGAAGCAGAAGTAACAGCTATTTACAACCAATCCGAAACAGCCGCAAGCCAAATTTTATATTACGCTGGGGAACGTGAAATGAGCCATGGGGCTTTTGCAGCTGATGCGCGTCCTGGCACGCTCATCGCAGGCCAAGCCCCAGCAGAAGTTGTACACGTGGAGGGCGAAGATGTTCCGAGCGAGGAAGAAACAGAAGTAACTGATGAAGAAACGGCTTCAAATGAAGAAGACGCTCCCGCAGACGAAGGTCCTTCAAATGAAGAAGAAGCATCCGAAGAAGAAATTTCTTCAACGGAGCAAGAAGGAACCGAAGAAGAATCATCTGAAAACGAAACAAACCAAGAAAACAACGAAAATAACACGAACGAACAAGAACAACCGGCTATCGAACACAGCCCTACTACACAAATTGACGGGGAAACGAACCTAACCCTCGAAGCTGTTGTTCCCAATGCAGCGAACGTAACATTAAACTATCAATCAGGTAGTAACATGGAAGTCCAAGAGCTCGCCTTTACACAGCAAGAAGAAACAGACAATTACGCGATAGAAATTCCGAGTACGGCTTTCTGGTCACCTGATTTCAACTATCAAATCATTGCGGAAGATGAAAGTGGAGAAACGTTTACCTATCCGGAAAATGACTACATAGAAGCAGAAGTAAGCTACACGAATCAGCCGGATACGCAAAGCCTGCCTCCCCTATTAATTACAGAAATCACACCGAATACAGCAAATTTAAACGGGGCAGATGGCTATGAATTTATTGAAATCTATAACAACTCCGATCAACCGATCAATATGGAAGATTACAAGATTATTTACCGTTATCCGACGAGTACAGCGGATCAAATTTGGAATTTAACAGATGATAAAGTCATCGAACCACAGGAAAGTTTTATTGTCTGGATTCATAATGATGGCAACCAGGATAAAACAGTTGCTGATTTTAATGCACAGTATGGGTTGAACTTAACAGAAGATAAGGTCACGATTGTTGAAAGCGGCGGGATGGCCAATGGCAGTGAGCGCACACTGATTTTGGCTGATGCATTCAACAATGAAATCGTACAAGCTTCTTATAACGACGGGGCTGATGATGTTTTTGTTGATCAGGGTATTCAGTATCAATACCCTCGGGAAGGAACATCCATGCATAAGGTTGGATTGAGTGAGACGATTACACCTTTGTCCATCATTCCCGGACAAGTTCCAAGTGAACCTGTTGCGGTGGATACCGACGCGGCGGTTCCTGTTATCGGAGAGCCATCCCTTTCTACGACAGAATCGGATATTACCGTGGAAGTAGATGTCACATCCGGGCAGGATCTCCTTGGTATGAATATGTATGTCAGACAAAGCAGCGAACTGGATTTTCAAACACTGCCAATGGAAGCAACAGATGATCCATCCGTCTATGCGATCACGATTCCACGTGAAGCCATTTGGAGTGATCGCGTCCAGTATTATTTTCAAGCAGCCAATCAAGCTGGCGAAACAACAACGGATATAGCTGAAATGGACGTTCCGCAGTCTGATTTAAATTATGAATCTATTCCACCACTGCTTGTTACAGAAGTGGTTCCGGATACGACAAATTCCGGCGGTGCGGATGGCTACGAGTTTATTGAAGTCTACAACAATACAACGGAGGCAATCGATTTTAGTGATTATACGATGCGCTACCGTTATCCAAATTCAGGACCGGCTGGGGACTTATTATGGGGACCGCCTAGCGATCAGGAGATAGTCATCCCATCTGGAGAGACGGTTGTTTTTTGGGTCATCAATGGTGGCAATACAGACAAAACAGGTGCTGATTTTAATGCGAATTTCGGCTCAGACCTAACGGAAGGCACCGACCTGATCAAAATTCACAACAATGGGATGGCCAATGGCAGTGAGCGTACACTGGTCATGGCAACCAAATCCGGCTATGAACTTTCCTATGCCAGCTATAATGATGAAGCAGGTGTAGATGATACGGTTGCTGATAAGGGGATTTTTTACAAATATCCGATTGATGGCAGTAACATCTCTACGAAAATCAGCGCTGGAGAAACCGACGCAACACCAGGGTCTGTTTTACCAGAACAAGTGCCAGCGGAAAAAGTATCACTTCCTGCAGACCCTGTTGACCCGGTGATTGAGGATACAACAAATAAAACGGATATTACATCCGAAGAACCGGTTACGATTACAGCGAACATTACAGATAATAATCAGGTAAAAGCTGTTTCCCTATACTACCGCACGATCGAAGGGGAAAATTTTAAAAACGTAAACCTGGAAAGATCCGAGGATGATACCTATCAGCACGTGATCTATGAACCGGAATTAATCGGCCAAAATGAGCTGGAATACTATTTTGTAGCAAGTGACGGCAGGAATGAAGCCACAACAGAAAGTAAAGTCCTTCCGATTGAGCATCCGAACATGGAAGAAGGCTTGCGCTTAAATGTTGCAGATGATGACCTGCTCTCCGGTGAACATATCATTAAAGCAACAGATGATGAATATACCGAAGAAACCGAGTTATATATGGATGACGCGCAAGTTACGGATACGTTCATGGCAATGGAAACAAAAGCTTATTTTGCCTTTGACGTGAGTGAAACCAATATCTATTTTAAAAATGGTGTCACCATGGGAGACGAAACGTTAGAGATTTTTGACGATACGTATACCAATTTCACAACATTGACCGTCCCTATCTCAGCAGAGCGCCTTGAGCCGGGTGACAATACGATCACGATCCGTGCCGGAAATAAGGTGGGTCCATTTGATGAGACATCCAACGAAAATCGGGATGATTTTACCATCAAAAATATTCGATTGGTGTTATCGGATGGAACAATCATTTACGATCCGGAATATAGTGATCCGAACACAGAACATCCCATCGGCGACAGCCCTGGGAAGGATCCTATTTATGATTTCACCTTCACACTGGAAGATGAGGCCTTTGCATCAACCGCCTATCTTTTCGATACAACAACAGTTGAAGATGGTGCCCATGAAATACAAGCAGTTTCAGGTAATGAGGAAATTGCCGCAACTGTTTTGACAGATAACACGAACCCTGTGATTGAACCAAGCATCGCGGATGGGGCTGAATATAAAGGTGAATTTGTGATTGATGCGAGAGCGCATGATGCAACAAGTGAAGTCACGGAGCTCACGGCCCAACTCGACGGGGAATATATCTCAATGCCTTACGAAACTTCTTCTGCCATGCTGGATCCGGGAGCACATGAAGTGGTGTTTACGGCAACAGATGCGGCAGGAAATACTTCAACGGAAACAATTGAATTTACCGTTGTGGACGAACATCCGCTACTGCCGGATTTCCTTGATAGCAACTCGGATCATACAAGTGCCGACTTATCGGTACGGGTGAACGATCCGACGAATGATGCGATGGATGTTGCTTTCTATGAATCCTATCAATACACAGCAGAAGACAAAGAAAATATAACACTATCGCATAACGCAGTTGGCACCGAGCCGCCGGAGGAATATTTACCGGAAAACGAAACACGATTGACAGATGATGAGCGCGATCAATTAATGCAGGTTGACGGGAATGAATTTTCTACCGAATCAGCGACAGAATTTCCATACCATCGTTTTGACGTAACCGTTGATGAGGCAGTAGAACCGGACGATGAGGTGGAGATTGTCTGGAACGGATCCTCCCTGGAAGGACGAAAAGTAACGATGTATGCATGGAATTATGAAACAAGCAATTGGGAAGCGCTTGTCACCACCATTGCCGGCGATGAGGCATTTGAACTGGTAGGGTCTGTTACGGGACCGGCATACATCCAGGATCAGAAAATCAGTGTCATCGTGCAGGATCAAATCGCGGGTCAAGGCGAAAATTTCTCCATGGTTTGGATGACGGACACGCAATATTATTCCGAAAGCTATCCGCACATCTATGGGCAACAGGTGGAATGGATTGAAGAAACCCGGGAAGCACTGAATATTGAATACGTCTTCCACACAGGGGATTTAGTGAATGTATATGATGATTTTGACCAATGGGAAGTTGCAGACAATGCAATGAAAGTCCTGGACGATGCCGAAATCCCTTATGGTGTACTGGCAGGAAACCATGATGTCCATAACAAAGACCATAATTACGAAAATTACTCGGAATACTTCGGGGAAGAACGATTTGAGGGTCGCTCCTATTATGGCGGATCCTACGAAGATAACCGGGGGCATTATGATTTAATTTCCGTAAATGGCAATGATTTTATCATGGTATACATGGGATGGGGCGTTGACGATGAAGGGATAGCATGGATGAATGAGGTTCTCGCGGAGCACCCGAATCGAAAAGCGGTTCTTAATGTTCATGAATACCTACTAGCCACGGGAAACAGAAGCCCGATTGGGGATGAACTTTTCGAAAAAGTAGTCGTCCCGAACGAAAACGTGTTTATGGTTCTTTCCGGCCATTACCATAATAGCCAAACACTGATCGATGACATTGACGACGATGGGGATGGCTCGTCCGATCGTACGGTATACCAGCTACTGGCCGATTACCAAGGCGGTCCAGAGGGTGGACAAGGCTTCATGCGTCTGTTTCATTTTAATATGCTAACAGACCAAATTGAAGTCCAAACCTATTCTCCATACCTGGATCAGTATAATTACTATGATCCCGCGGAATTCCCTGGCAAAGACGAATTCCAAATGGACTTTGACACAGCGCCACAAGTGAAAAAAGTTGCAACAGATCATGTGGAGGTCAATGTCTACACGGATGAGGTTATCGACGTGGTCGAAAATGTACCAAGCGGCGAAACAGCATCGGTAACATGGAATGAACTCCCACCTAATAGCGAGTACTTCTGGCATGTCGTGGCCACTGATCAATACGGCGGTGAGCGGCGTTCGGATATATGGAGCTTTTTGACGGAAGAGGGCGAGGTTGTCGAGCCTCCTGAGGTTCCGGAAGTGCCTGGAGATGATGGGGATGGTACTCCTAGTGCGCCGGGTGAGGATGAGGTTGTTGATCCTGGGGCGCCCGGGAATAATGGAGGCGACGATTCTCCTTTAAATCCATCATTGCCTGGAGATGAGGAATTTCCAGGTGACGCCCTTGATCCAGAGATGCCTGGGAATGACGGTGAGCAGCCTGGTATGAATCATGTGAACAATGTGTCTGTGAATGGCAATGACCAGGGTGATCAAGGAGAAGGCGAAAGCCCGTTATTTGAAAATGCATCAAGTGGTAACGGTGATAGAAGTGAAAATGAAAGCGGAAGTCCATTACCGGATACTGCTACAAATCTATTTAACTATCTATTGATTGGAGCGCTGTTGATTATGACAGGTGCTGCCGTATGGATAGTGGGTTATTTGAGAAGAAAGCGAGCGTTGCAATAA
- a CDS encoding NERD domain-containing protein — protein MTGRTKPLVLKKYEILMLYLKRSFPRFKDVEKEYKKRKKGYEGELQVDYHLDLLSHQFLILRDICLSVQGRTFQIDNLIITQNAIFIVEVKNYQGTIIFDTILDQFTRDNGKLETGFSHPVSQAELQRLHLQQWFQERNYPTIPIYSFIAISDPSTIIKVEGDREEIAKVVAHGANIPRKLVEINKQLPAHAALQDRKIGTVIQKESKEYEIDIMKRHDVKMSDLLPGVQCPACKVLGMERIYNNWQCRKCNYRSPNAHEQALTDYMLIGNMWITNSNCRWWLQIDSRNTVTRLLKKSKLVYNAKRRRWEK, from the coding sequence ATGACAGGTCGAACGAAACCGCTTGTACTTAAAAAATATGAAATCCTCATGTTGTATCTGAAGCGGAGTTTTCCACGTTTTAAGGATGTGGAGAAGGAATATAAAAAAAGGAAGAAAGGATACGAGGGAGAATTGCAGGTTGATTATCATCTTGATCTTTTATCTCATCAATTTCTGATTCTTAGGGATATATGTCTAAGTGTCCAAGGCAGAACATTTCAGATAGATAATCTCATTATTACCCAGAACGCTATTTTCATAGTGGAAGTGAAAAATTATCAGGGCACGATTATTTTCGATACCATCCTTGATCAATTCACTCGCGACAATGGCAAATTGGAAACAGGATTTAGTCATCCGGTGTCACAGGCAGAACTCCAACGGCTTCATCTTCAGCAATGGTTTCAAGAGAGAAATTATCCTACCATCCCGATTTATTCCTTTATCGCAATCAGTGATCCAAGCACCATCATAAAAGTAGAAGGGGACAGAGAGGAGATTGCCAAGGTGGTTGCTCACGGGGCAAATATTCCACGAAAATTAGTGGAGATCAACAAGCAACTTCCGGCTCATGCTGCACTGCAAGATCGGAAAATTGGAACGGTGATACAAAAGGAATCCAAGGAATATGAAATTGACATCATGAAGCGTCATGATGTGAAAATGAGTGACCTGCTCCCGGGCGTGCAGTGTCCGGCTTGCAAGGTTTTGGGCATGGAACGGATTTATAATAATTGGCAATGCAGAAAATGTAATTACCGTTCGCCTAATGCGCATGAACAAGCACTCACTGATTATATGCTGATTGGTAACATGTGGATAACCAATTCGAACTGTAGGTGGTGGCTTCAGATTGATTCTAGAAACACTGTAACCAGGCTATTGAAAAAATCCAAATTAGTTTATAATGCAAAGCGACGGCGCTGGGAAAAGTGA
- a CDS encoding alkaline phosphatase, producing MFKRVGAVALSAGLLFTAGSSGVAAAPPEWAGPPDWAGQPGGPGNGNGNGNGDQKVENIIYMIPDGFNADYATNYRMYKGEEAVWDEHMKGMFTTYSADSSITDSAAAGTAMATGNKTNNGVIGLDPEGNELETILEASQDEGMASGLVATSTITHATPASFASHVEDRNNETAIAPQLLANEVDVLLGGGKNNFLPESEGGNQESDNLIEQAEDQNYEFVETRDALLDSEIDIEDGEKLLGLFAGDALAPEMHRAETEEPSLAEMTESAIGSLEEDEDGFFLMVEGSQIDWAGHANDAAWAMQDTAAFEAAVEEAIAFAEEDGETLVVVGGDHETGGMTVGTGENPDMSTNPSVLKNVTATGDHMASELNEDRSNINEVIETYTDFELSESEVQAIQEADNAAMAINTVISDRALIGWTSTNHTGVDIPVYAYGPEADEFSGYLDNTDLPKIMADALGVELGE from the coding sequence ATGTTTAAAAGAGTTGGAGCTGTTGCACTAAGTGCGGGGCTTTTATTTACAGCTGGTAGTAGCGGGGTTGCTGCGGCGCCGCCAGAATGGGCTGGCCCTCCGGATTGGGCTGGGCAACCAGGTGGCCCTGGGAACGGAAATGGCAACGGCAACGGGGATCAAAAGGTAGAAAACATAATTTATATGATTCCAGACGGCTTTAATGCCGATTACGCTACCAATTATCGCATGTACAAAGGCGAAGAGGCGGTGTGGGATGAGCATATGAAAGGAATGTTTACTACTTATTCCGCTGATTCCAGCATCACGGATTCTGCGGCTGCGGGGACGGCGATGGCTACCGGGAACAAAACGAATAATGGTGTGATCGGACTTGATCCAGAAGGCAATGAGCTGGAGACGATTTTGGAAGCATCCCAGGACGAAGGAATGGCATCTGGATTAGTTGCGACATCTACCATTACGCATGCAACGCCAGCATCTTTTGCCTCTCACGTGGAGGATCGCAATAATGAAACAGCCATCGCGCCACAACTACTTGCCAACGAAGTAGACGTACTTCTTGGCGGTGGAAAAAATAACTTCCTACCTGAATCAGAAGGTGGAAACCAAGAATCAGATAATTTGATCGAGCAAGCTGAAGATCAAAACTATGAATTTGTAGAAACCCGAGACGCGCTACTAGATTCAGAGATTGATATCGAAGACGGGGAAAAATTACTCGGCCTTTTTGCAGGTGACGCGCTTGCGCCTGAAATGCATCGTGCTGAGACCGAGGAGCCAAGCCTTGCTGAAATGACCGAAAGCGCAATTGGCAGTTTAGAAGAAGATGAAGATGGATTTTTCCTAATGGTGGAAGGCAGCCAGATCGACTGGGCCGGCCATGCCAATGATGCAGCATGGGCCATGCAGGACACTGCAGCCTTTGAAGCGGCTGTTGAAGAAGCCATCGCATTTGCGGAAGAAGATGGAGAGACCCTCGTCGTTGTCGGTGGAGATCATGAAACAGGCGGAATGACAGTTGGCACCGGAGAAAATCCTGATATGAGCACCAATCCATCCGTTCTTAAAAATGTTACGGCAACAGGTGATCATATGGCATCAGAATTAAATGAAGATCGCTCCAATATCAATGAAGTTATCGAAACATACACAGACTTTGAGCTATCCGAATCAGAAGTACAAGCGATTCAAGAAGCAGACAATGCTGCGATGGCGATTAACACAGTAATTAGCGACAGAGCACTCATCGGCTGGACAAGCACGAACCACACCGGTGTCGATATTCCCGTCTACGCGTACGGCCCGGAAGCTGATGAATTTTCAGGCTATCTGGATAACACCGATTTGCCGAAAATTATGGCTGATGCGCTGGGCGTTGAATTGGGAGAATGA
- a CDS encoding putative holin-like toxin, with product MTTYETLSLLAQFGLLQIASLTLNVTIVVYLIKRSNRS from the coding sequence ATGACGACGTATGAAACATTAAGTCTATTAGCTCAGTTTGGATTACTCCAAATTGCTAGTTTGACTTTGAATGTAACTATTGTCGTTTACCTGATAAAAAGAAGTAACCGCTCCTAA
- a CDS encoding zinc ribbon domain-containing protein, giving the protein MENHKGCIKCGSRDADKKDVAMTGTGLSKMFDVQNNQFTVVFCKNCGYSEFYNKNSSSGSNVFDFFFG; this is encoded by the coding sequence ATGGAAAATCATAAAGGATGTATTAAATGCGGAAGTAGAGACGCGGATAAGAAAGATGTAGCAATGACCGGGACTGGTTTATCTAAAATGTTTGATGTTCAGAACAATCAATTCACAGTTGTTTTCTGTAAAAACTGTGGGTACTCGGAGTTTTATAATAAAAATAGTTCAAGTGGAAGTAACGTTTTTGACTTTTTCTTCGGTTAA
- a CDS encoding secondary thiamine-phosphate synthase enzyme YjbQ, translated as MEKLFNVKTNQHSEMTDITSTIENWIKEQGVKDGVLIVSSLHTTAGITVNENADPDVKTDMLMRLDEVYPWHHKQDKHGEGNTAAHLKTSTVGHAQNLVVSGGKLVLGTWQGVYFCEFDGPRSRKFHVKVM; from the coding sequence TTGGAAAAATTATTTAATGTAAAAACAAACCAGCACTCCGAAATGACTGATATCACATCAACCATTGAAAATTGGATCAAAGAACAAGGCGTGAAGGACGGCGTTTTAATAGTGTCCTCCCTGCACACCACTGCGGGAATTACCGTCAATGAAAATGCCGATCCCGACGTGAAGACGGACATGCTAATGCGGCTTGACGAAGTGTATCCATGGCATCACAAGCAAGATAAACACGGCGAAGGCAACACAGCCGCCCATCTGAAAACAAGTACAGTAGGACATGCTCAGAACTTGGTAGTATCCGGCGGCAAACTTGTGCTAGGTACATGGCAAGGTGTTTATTTTTGTGAGTTCGATGGACCACGGAGTCGGAAGTTTCATGTGAAGGTGATGTAA